One window of the Lysobacter sp. S4-A87 genome contains the following:
- a CDS encoding MFS transporter, with translation MNGTSEILSVREKVGYSLGDLAANLIFQTLVAFLAFFYTDVYRIPAGTAATIIFIGGMLGAFVFTPFIGFAADRTITRWGKFRPWILWTAIPFGVFSLLAFSTPDLGEQGKVIYALATYILLVMIYAANNLPYSALSGVLTGSMSQRNSLSSYRFVAVMIAQFVIQVLLLPLVLILGSGDKVRGFHNTMLLFAVVGTVFFLITFFTTRERIVAAPEHKSSVKQDLADLARNRPWMVMLALTILVFVTLALKGGSYIYYFQYYLDAGALGRFLEDVGFNRLIGGLNAVLTRVGLTEFQWPKDAPTSAYSMFNAAGIISMIIGIGFSKRLADRFGKRDVFGGALFVSTLFLLAFFFYPPTAVALVFVSLVLHGFFYGITIPLLWAMIADVADYSEWRNYRRATAIIFSAMLCGLKIGLSVGGALVAGLLAYYGYQAGEPVQSPQTIDGIRMAVSIYCSIPLLLCVVLLFLYQINKSMESRIEQELGARRLQTGNAT, from the coding sequence ATGAACGGCACATCAGAAATTCTTTCCGTCAGGGAAAAGGTCGGCTACAGCCTCGGCGACCTCGCCGCGAACCTGATCTTCCAGACCCTGGTCGCCTTCCTGGCCTTCTTCTACACCGACGTCTACCGGATTCCGGCCGGCACGGCCGCGACGATCATCTTCATCGGCGGCATGCTCGGCGCGTTCGTGTTCACCCCGTTCATCGGCTTCGCCGCCGACCGCACCATCACGCGCTGGGGCAAGTTCCGCCCGTGGATCCTGTGGACCGCGATCCCGTTCGGCGTGTTCTCGCTGCTGGCTTTCAGCACGCCCGACCTGGGCGAGCAGGGCAAGGTCATCTACGCGCTGGCAACCTACATCCTGCTGGTGATGATCTACGCCGCCAACAACCTGCCGTACTCCGCGCTCAGTGGCGTGCTGACCGGCTCGATGTCCCAGCGCAACAGCCTGTCGTCGTACCGCTTCGTGGCGGTGATGATCGCGCAGTTCGTGATCCAGGTGCTGCTGCTGCCGCTGGTGCTGATCCTGGGCAGCGGCGACAAGGTGCGCGGCTTCCATAACACCATGCTGCTGTTCGCCGTGGTCGGCACGGTCTTCTTCCTGATCACATTCTTCACCACGCGCGAGCGCATCGTCGCCGCGCCGGAGCACAAGTCGAGCGTCAAGCAGGACCTGGCCGACCTGGCCCGCAATCGCCCGTGGATGGTGATGCTGGCGCTGACCATCCTGGTGTTCGTGACCCTGGCACTGAAGGGCGGCTCGTACATCTACTACTTCCAGTACTACCTGGACGCAGGTGCGCTGGGCCGGTTCCTCGAGGACGTCGGCTTCAATCGCCTGATCGGCGGCCTCAACGCCGTGCTCACCCGCGTCGGCCTGACCGAGTTCCAGTGGCCGAAGGACGCGCCGACTTCGGCCTACAGCATGTTCAATGCCGCCGGCATCATCTCGATGATCATCGGCATCGGTTTCTCCAAGCGCCTGGCAGATCGATTCGGCAAGCGCGACGTGTTCGGCGGCGCGCTGTTCGTCTCCACCCTGTTCCTGCTGGCGTTCTTCTTCTACCCGCCCACCGCGGTCGCGCTGGTGTTCGTGTCGCTGGTGCTGCACGGCTTCTTCTACGGCATCACCATCCCGCTGCTGTGGGCCATGATCGCCGACGTCGCCGACTACTCGGAGTGGCGCAACTACCGCCGCGCCACCGCGATCATCTTCTCGGCGATGCTGTGCGGCCTGAAGATCGGCCTGAGCGTCGGCGGCGCGCTGGTCGCCGGGCTGCTCGCCTACTACGGCTACCAGGCCGGCGAACCGGTGCAGTCGCCGCAGACCATCGACGGCATCCGCATGGCGGTCAGCATCTACTGCTCGATCCCGCTGCTGCTGTGCGTGGTGCTGCTGTTCCTGTACCAGATCAACAAGTCGATGGAGTCGCGCATCGAGCAGGAGCTGGGTGCGCGCAGGCTGCAGACCGGCAACGCCACCTGA
- a CDS encoding glycoside hydrolase family 43 protein, producing the protein MADDTAIDELKALAAKAISQPLVTHIYTADPSAHVFDGKLYIYPSHDIDAGLPFDDDGGHFGMEDYHVLRMDSPTGEAVDCGLALHVKDVPWAQRQMWAPDAASKDGKYYLYFPAKRADGIFQIGVAVGARPEGPFVPEPQAIAGSYSIDPAVFADDDGEHYMYFGGIWGGQLQKYRDNAYAASHEEPADGEPALGARIARLSGDMKQFAEVPREVLILDEAGQPLRADDHDRRFFEASWLHKHQGRYYFSYSTGNTHYLCYAVGDSPYGPFTYQGTILTPVVGWTTHHSICAFQGRTYLFYHDSILSGGVTHLRSIKVTELHYDDHGKIRTIHPYGE; encoded by the coding sequence ATGGCCGACGACACCGCAATCGACGAGCTGAAGGCACTGGCCGCGAAGGCCATCTCGCAGCCGCTGGTCACCCACATCTACACTGCCGACCCGTCGGCGCACGTGTTCGACGGCAAGCTCTACATCTATCCGTCGCACGATATCGATGCCGGCCTGCCGTTCGATGACGACGGCGGGCACTTCGGCATGGAGGACTACCACGTCCTGCGCATGGACTCGCCGACCGGCGAGGCCGTCGACTGCGGCCTGGCCCTGCACGTCAAGGACGTGCCGTGGGCGCAGCGGCAGATGTGGGCGCCGGATGCGGCCAGCAAGGACGGCAAGTACTACCTGTACTTCCCGGCCAAGCGTGCCGACGGCATCTTCCAGATCGGCGTGGCGGTGGGAGCCAGGCCGGAAGGCCCGTTCGTGCCCGAGCCGCAGGCGATCGCGGGCAGTTACTCGATCGATCCGGCGGTGTTCGCCGACGACGACGGCGAGCACTACATGTACTTCGGCGGCATCTGGGGCGGGCAGTTGCAGAAGTACCGCGACAACGCCTACGCCGCGTCGCACGAGGAACCGGCCGATGGCGAGCCGGCGCTGGGCGCACGCATCGCGCGCCTGAGCGGCGACATGAAGCAGTTCGCAGAAGTGCCGCGCGAGGTACTGATCCTCGACGAGGCAGGCCAGCCGCTGCGTGCAGACGATCACGACCGGCGCTTCTTCGAGGCGTCGTGGCTGCACAAGCACCAGGGCCGCTACTACTTCTCCTATTCGACCGGCAATACCCACTACCTGTGCTACGCGGTGGGCGACAGTCCCTACGGTCCCTTCACCTACCAGGGCACGATCCTGACGCCGGTGGTGGGCTGGACGACGCACCACTCGATCTGCGCGTTCCAGGGCCGAACGTACCTGTTCTATCACGACTCCATTCTCTCGGGCGGCGTGACGCACCTGCGTTCGATCAAGGTCACCGAGCTGCACTACGACGACCACGGCAAGATCAGGACCATCCACCCGTATGGGGAGTGA
- a CDS encoding aldose epimerase gives MGSDPRADAMASLASGPLTTLGTGALAVDIAPEAGGRIAQIRLDGVEQLVGHGDDSAAIAWGCYPMVPWAGRVRNGRFTSGGHRHQLPRNLGAHAIHGVGFTMPWRLQSTGADQAELSLALPQDDHWPFGGSSRQRIEVGDRHVRLTLSATAGDRAMPATIGWHPWFRKPDRVAFEPRMIYPRDADGIAVRPLVEPTPGPWDDCFINDLPVLIERGGQRVRLTSDCIHWVVYDGAAHATCVEPQSGPPDAFNLEPMLLASHTSVESWFLFEWL, from the coding sequence ATGGGGAGTGATCCTCGCGCCGACGCGATGGCATCGCTGGCATCGGGCCCGCTGACCACGCTCGGCACTGGCGCGCTCGCTGTCGATATCGCGCCGGAGGCGGGCGGGCGCATCGCGCAGATCCGCCTCGACGGCGTCGAGCAACTGGTCGGCCATGGCGACGACAGCGCCGCCATCGCGTGGGGCTGCTATCCGATGGTGCCCTGGGCGGGGCGGGTACGAAACGGTCGCTTCACCAGCGGCGGCCATCGCCATCAGCTGCCGCGGAACCTGGGCGCGCACGCGATCCACGGCGTCGGTTTCACGATGCCGTGGCGCCTGCAATCGACCGGCGCCGACCAGGCCGAACTGTCGCTGGCATTGCCGCAGGACGATCACTGGCCGTTTGGTGGAAGTTCGCGCCAGCGCATCGAGGTCGGCGATCGCCACGTCCGACTGACCTTGTCCGCGACCGCGGGCGATCGCGCGATGCCGGCGACGATCGGCTGGCATCCGTGGTTTCGCAAGCCCGATCGCGTGGCGTTCGAACCGCGCATGATCTATCCGCGCGATGCCGACGGAATCGCCGTCCGGCCGCTGGTCGAGCCGACGCCGGGTCCGTGGGACGACTGCTTCATCAACGATCTGCCAGTGCTGATCGAGCGTGGCGGCCAACGCGTGCGGCTGACGTCCGACTGCATCCACTGGGTGGTCTACGACGGGGCCGCCCACGCCACCTGCGTCGAACCGCAGAGCGGGCCGCCCGATGCCTTCAACCTCGAGCCGATGCTGCTCGCGTCGCACACCTCGGTCGAGTCCTGGTTCCTGTTCGAGTGGCTGTGA
- a CDS encoding lipocalin family protein has protein sequence MHRLVFAASLSVASLSVASLIAPGVHAQARTGATANAPVPALDLQRYSGQWHEIAHLPMFFQRQCVRDITATYTPRPDGTIGVRNACRTSDGTRDVSEGVARPVSGKPGQLEVRFAPEWLDWVPMVWADYWVIDLDPQYRWAVVGGPDRENLWVLSRTPAMDRALLEQIKARATAKGYRLDELKVMAPLL, from the coding sequence ATGCATCGCCTGGTCTTCGCAGCGAGTCTTTCGGTTGCTTCTCTTTCGGTTGCTTCGTTGATCGCACCCGGCGTGCATGCGCAGGCGCGAACCGGCGCGACCGCCAACGCCCCGGTGCCCGCGCTGGACCTGCAGCGCTATAGCGGCCAGTGGCACGAGATCGCGCACCTGCCGATGTTCTTCCAGCGCCAGTGCGTCCGCGACATCACCGCGACCTATACGCCCAGGCCCGACGGCACCATCGGCGTGCGCAATGCCTGCCGCACCAGCGACGGCACGCGCGATGTCTCCGAAGGCGTGGCGCGACCGGTCAGCGGCAAGCCGGGGCAGCTGGAGGTGCGTTTCGCGCCGGAATGGCTGGACTGGGTGCCGATGGTGTGGGCGGACTACTGGGTGATCGACCTGGACCCGCAGTACCGCTGGGCGGTGGTCGGCGGCCCGGACCGCGAGAACCTGTGGGTCCTGTCGCGAACGCCGGCGATGGATCGCGCGTTGCTGGAGCAGATCAAGGCCCGTGCCACGGCGAAGGGTTACCGGCTGGACGAACTCAAGGTGATGGCGCCGCTGCTGTGA
- a CDS encoding dodecin: protein MSEHVYKSLELTGSSKTSCDDAIRKAIERASGTVRNIGWFQVLETRGHVEDGKVAHWQVTIKIGFTLE from the coding sequence ATGAGTGAGCACGTCTACAAGTCCCTCGAGCTGACCGGCTCGTCGAAGACCAGCTGCGACGACGCCATCCGCAAGGCGATCGAGCGTGCCTCGGGCACGGTGCGGAACATCGGCTGGTTCCAGGTGCTGGAAACCCGCGGCCATGTCGAGGACGGCAAGGTCGCGCACTGGCAGGTCACCATCAAGATCGGTTTCACGCTCGAGTAA
- a CDS encoding antibiotic biosynthesis monooxygenase, whose protein sequence is MIARLWHGVTLREDAEEYLAFLRQRAVPDYRGTPGNVSVSLMHRVEGRLAHFLILTHWESLSAIEAFAGSDVTRAKYYPEDHRFLLEFEPAVVHYDVDGPG, encoded by the coding sequence ATGATCGCGCGCCTGTGGCACGGCGTCACGCTGCGCGAGGACGCCGAGGAGTACCTGGCGTTCCTGCGCCAGCGCGCCGTGCCCGATTACCGCGGCACGCCGGGCAATGTCTCGGTCAGCCTGATGCACCGTGTCGAGGGCAGGCTCGCGCACTTCCTGATCCTGACCCACTGGGAATCGCTGTCGGCGATCGAAGCATTCGCCGGCAGCGACGTGACGCGGGCGAAGTACTACCCCGAAGACCACCGCTTCCTGCTCGAGTTCGAGCCGGCGGTGGTCCATTACGACGTCGACGGGCCCGGCTAG
- a CDS encoding phospholipase D family protein, whose protein sequence is MTRAVLMMCLMALAACTSLPERPVLPDAFAPPPASQGELALRTGPAENRHPGQSGFRLLSNGTEAYALRMYSAQVATRSLDIQTYIWHADLTGKMLAQRALAAADRGVHVRILVDDMDARAKNAGFAGLDAHDNIEVRIFNPFASRSGKANRIGELGTSFNRLNHRMHNKSWIADNRIAVVGGRNLGDEYFGASAESNFVDLDLAMVGPVVRQVSGSFDRYWNAPSNYPIATISPGAVTPEALTRLRGILQGTPAELAASPYATVLREDPDVQRLLTGGTTLHWTAEWTFASDDPLKLNLKGNETAMDRSAVLSTLTPATRAATRELHLISPYFVPGPVATKSLVTSAIAGTDVRVLTNSLAATDVAAVHGGYSRYREDLIDGGVKVWELKPTSDAASNFSLRGSSGSSLHTKAAIIDDRQVFVGSYNLDPRSTSINTEQGVLVAHPALAQELERIFEEQLQGSRAWRVQRVDGKLQWSDGTTTFTRDPEASGFRRFQAWLMKLLPLQSQL, encoded by the coding sequence ATGACCCGGGCTGTCCTGATGATGTGCCTGATGGCGCTGGCAGCCTGCACCAGCCTGCCGGAACGGCCGGTCCTGCCCGACGCCTTCGCCCCGCCCCCCGCCAGCCAGGGCGAGCTGGCCCTGCGCACCGGCCCGGCCGAAAACCGCCACCCCGGCCAGTCCGGCTTCCGCCTGCTCAGCAACGGCACCGAGGCGTATGCCCTGCGCATGTACAGCGCCCAGGTCGCCACCCGCAGCCTCGATATCCAGACCTACATCTGGCACGCCGACCTGACCGGGAAGATGCTCGCCCAGCGCGCCCTGGCCGCGGCCGACCGCGGCGTGCACGTGCGAATCCTCGTCGACGACATGGATGCGCGGGCCAAGAACGCCGGATTCGCCGGTCTCGACGCGCACGACAACATCGAGGTCCGCATCTTCAATCCGTTCGCCAGCCGCAGCGGCAAGGCCAACCGGATCGGCGAGCTTGGCACCAGCTTCAACCGGCTCAACCACCGCATGCACAACAAGAGCTGGATCGCCGACAACCGCATCGCGGTGGTCGGCGGACGCAACCTGGGCGACGAGTACTTCGGCGCCAGCGCCGAGAGCAACTTCGTCGACCTCGACCTGGCCATGGTCGGCCCGGTCGTGCGCCAGGTCAGTGGCAGCTTCGACCGCTACTGGAACGCACCCAGCAACTACCCGATCGCCACGATCAGCCCCGGCGCGGTGACGCCCGAGGCGCTGACCCGGCTGCGCGGCATCCTGCAGGGCACGCCGGCCGAACTGGCCGCCAGTCCGTATGCAACAGTGCTGCGCGAAGATCCCGACGTGCAGCGCCTGCTCACCGGTGGCACCACCCTGCACTGGACGGCCGAGTGGACGTTTGCCAGCGACGACCCGCTCAAGCTCAATCTGAAGGGCAACGAGACCGCCATGGATCGCTCGGCGGTGCTGTCGACGCTGACCCCGGCGACACGGGCGGCGACGCGCGAACTGCACCTGATCTCGCCGTACTTCGTCCCCGGCCCGGTCGCCACGAAATCGCTGGTCACCTCGGCCATCGCCGGCACCGACGTGCGGGTGCTGACCAACTCGCTGGCCGCCACCGACGTCGCCGCCGTACATGGCGGCTACTCGCGCTACCGCGAGGATCTGATCGACGGCGGCGTGAAGGTGTGGGAACTCAAGCCGACCAGCGACGCCGCTTCGAACTTCAGCCTGCGCGGTTCGTCAGGGTCCAGCCTGCACACCAAGGCGGCGATCATCGACGATCGCCAGGTGTTCGTCGGCTCCTACAACCTCGACCCGCGTTCGACTTCGATCAACACCGAGCAGGGCGTTCTGGTGGCACATCCGGCGCTGGCCCAGGAACTGGAACGCATCTTCGAGGAACAACTCCAGGGCAGCCGCGCATGGCGGGTGCAGCGCGTCGACGGCAAGTTGCAGTGGAGCGATGGCACCACGACCTTCACCCGCGACCCGGAAGCCAGCGGCTTCCGCCGCTTCCAGGCCTGGCTGATGAAGCTGCTGCCGTTGCAGTCGCAGCTCTAG
- the gnd gene encoding phosphogluconate dehydrogenase (NAD(+)-dependent, decarboxylating): MELGMVGLGRMGANMAERLVRNGHRVVGFDPGAPAREQAATRGVEAVASQAELIAALPSPRTLWLMVPAGDAVDRTIDELLPQLGAGDVIVDGGNSNYKDSMRRAQRLAEHGIAWIDCGTSGGVWGLSEGYSLMIGGDEAAVERLRPIFSALAPTPDSGWGRVGPSGAGHFAKMVHNGIEYGMMQAYAEGFAIMQRKSDFGLDLAQVAQIWRHGSVVRSWLLDLSADALGRNPQLDGIAPYVADSGEGRWTVAEAIDLDVSAPVITLSLLERLRSREDDSFADKLLAAMRNEFGGHAIRKT, encoded by the coding sequence ATGGAACTGGGCATGGTTGGTTTGGGCCGGATGGGCGCGAACATGGCCGAACGGCTGGTGCGCAATGGTCATCGCGTCGTCGGTTTCGACCCTGGCGCACCGGCGCGCGAACAGGCGGCCACACGGGGCGTGGAAGCGGTGGCGTCACAGGCCGAACTGATCGCCGCGTTGCCATCGCCACGCACACTGTGGCTGATGGTGCCGGCAGGCGACGCGGTCGATCGCACCATCGATGAACTGCTGCCGCAACTGGGTGCGGGCGACGTCATCGTCGATGGCGGCAACTCCAACTACAAGGACTCGATGCGGCGCGCGCAGCGCCTGGCGGAGCACGGCATCGCCTGGATCGACTGCGGCACCAGCGGTGGCGTGTGGGGCTTGAGCGAGGGCTACAGCCTGATGATCGGCGGCGACGAAGCGGCAGTGGAGCGGCTGCGGCCGATCTTCAGTGCGCTGGCACCGACGCCCGACAGCGGTTGGGGACGGGTCGGTCCCAGTGGCGCCGGACACTTCGCCAAGATGGTCCACAACGGCATCGAATACGGAATGATGCAGGCCTACGCCGAGGGCTTCGCGATCATGCAGCGCAAGTCCGACTTCGGCCTCGACCTGGCGCAGGTGGCGCAGATCTGGCGCCATGGCAGCGTGGTGCGTTCGTGGCTGCTCGACCTCAGCGCCGATGCGCTCGGCCGCAACCCGCAACTGGACGGTATCGCCCCCTACGTCGCCGACTCCGGCGAGGGCCGCTGGACCGTGGCCGAGGCCATCGATCTGGACGTGTCTGCGCCGGTGATCACGCTGTCGCTGCTGGAGCGGCTGCGCTCGCGCGAAGACGACTCCTTCGCCGACAAGCTGCTGGCGGCGATGCGCAACGAGTTCGGCGGCCACGCCATCCGCAAGACCTGA
- a CDS encoding N-acetylmuramoyl-L-alanine amidase → MKAVIAVVASALMLAGCASAPPAAPNPPPEWRPSLNYNARSAQMIIIHQTEMESAEAALLTLQTRNSTGRVSAHYLIGKDGRLYQLVAESERAWHAGASSWGGVSDLNSGTIGIELDNDGVAPFSTAQIDALLRLLDNITARLDIPRHLVIGHGDIAPSRKRDPSALFPWQRLAEAGYGLWPQAPLAAAPAGFDPWVALRLIGYDLRDPAAAVRAFHRHYRGNEDEQWLPGDAGILYDLQRQLMEMPDPVPVPVPVPAPVPVPVPVPVPVPVPG, encoded by the coding sequence ATGAAAGCAGTCATCGCCGTCGTGGCCAGCGCACTGATGCTTGCCGGTTGTGCGAGCGCGCCGCCGGCCGCACCCAATCCGCCGCCCGAGTGGCGGCCGTCGCTGAACTACAACGCCCGCAGCGCGCAGATGATCATCATCCACCAGACCGAGATGGAATCGGCCGAGGCGGCGTTGCTGACGCTGCAGACCCGCAATTCCACCGGGCGCGTCAGCGCCCATTACCTGATCGGGAAGGACGGTCGCCTGTACCAGCTGGTGGCCGAATCCGAGCGCGCATGGCACGCCGGTGCATCGAGCTGGGGCGGCGTGTCCGACCTCAACTCCGGCACGATCGGCATCGAACTGGACAACGACGGCGTCGCACCGTTCAGCACGGCACAGATCGACGCGCTGTTGCGCTTGCTGGACAACATCACCGCGCGCCTGGACATCCCGCGCCACCTGGTCATCGGCCACGGCGACATCGCGCCGTCGCGAAAGCGCGATCCGAGCGCGTTGTTCCCGTGGCAGCGGCTGGCCGAAGCCGGTTATGGCCTGTGGCCGCAAGCGCCGCTCGCCGCGGCGCCGGCCGGGTTCGATCCTTGGGTGGCATTGCGCCTCATCGGCTACGACCTGCGCGACCCGGCCGCGGCCGTGCGCGCGTTCCATCGCCACTACCGCGGCAACGAGGACGAGCAGTGGCTGCCCGGTGATGCCGGGATCCTCTACGACCTGCAGCGGCAGTTGATGGAAATGCCAGACCCGGTCCCGGTCCCGGTCCCGGTCCCGGCCCCGGTGCCGGTGCCAGTGCCAGTGCCAGTGCCAGTGCCAGTGCCAGGGTGA
- a CDS encoding APC family permease gives MDQQATTHPTSTIRAVSRWQIVGLSINDVIGSGIYLLPAAAAALLGPASLWAVLLAGFAVSLLVLCYAQAASYFDGPGGGYLYAREAFGPFIGFEVGWMLLLTRLATAAALSNGLAEAVTHYWPAAASGLPRVAIVTGSLGLLVVINVIGVRAAARTGVILAIGKLLPLLLFVAIGVFHVDAALASPANAPVTSKTLAEAALLLLFAYAGFENLPAAAGEYRNPRRDVPFALLTMIATVTLVYVSVQWVALGTLPGLAQSSTPLAQAAAGFSGETLALLMTVGASISILGTNSNTVMMAPRYLLALATDGYGPRSLAAIHPRLHTPAVAVVVIGVISLALALSGSFVQLALLSVVSRLCTYIGTACSVLVLRRRHGHHDGALQLPFGPLIPLAAIALSLGLLASASAANLLAAAVALLVGAIIYKFRRAPHPA, from the coding sequence TTGGACCAGCAGGCAACGACACACCCCACCTCGACCATCCGCGCCGTCAGTCGATGGCAGATCGTGGGCCTGTCGATCAACGACGTGATCGGCAGCGGCATCTACCTGCTGCCGGCCGCCGCCGCGGCGCTGCTGGGCCCGGCCAGCCTCTGGGCGGTGCTGCTGGCCGGATTCGCGGTCAGCCTGCTGGTGCTGTGCTATGCCCAGGCGGCGAGCTATTTCGATGGCCCCGGCGGTGGCTACCTGTATGCACGCGAAGCGTTCGGACCCTTCATCGGTTTCGAAGTCGGCTGGATGCTGCTGCTCACGCGCCTGGCCACGGCCGCAGCGCTGAGCAATGGCCTCGCCGAAGCCGTCACCCATTACTGGCCTGCCGCCGCATCGGGCCTGCCACGGGTCGCGATCGTCACCGGATCGCTCGGCCTGCTGGTGGTGATCAACGTGATCGGTGTGCGCGCCGCGGCACGGACCGGCGTCATCCTCGCCATCGGCAAATTGCTGCCGCTGCTTCTGTTCGTGGCCATCGGCGTCTTCCACGTCGATGCCGCGCTGGCCTCGCCAGCCAACGCACCGGTCACCTCCAAGACCCTCGCCGAAGCGGCACTGTTGCTGCTGTTCGCCTACGCCGGCTTCGAGAACCTCCCGGCCGCTGCCGGCGAGTATCGCAATCCACGCCGTGACGTGCCGTTCGCACTGCTGACGATGATCGCCACGGTCACGCTGGTCTATGTCAGCGTGCAATGGGTCGCCCTGGGCACGCTGCCGGGCCTGGCCCAGTCCTCGACGCCGCTGGCACAGGCCGCCGCGGGCTTCAGCGGCGAGACGCTGGCACTGCTGATGACGGTCGGCGCCAGCATTTCGATCCTGGGCACCAACAGCAACACCGTGATGATGGCGCCACGCTACCTGCTGGCGCTGGCCACCGACGGCTACGGCCCGCGCTCGCTCGCCGCGATCCATCCGCGCCTGCACACGCCAGCGGTCGCGGTCGTGGTGATCGGCGTGATCTCGCTGGCGCTGGCACTGTCGGGTTCGTTCGTGCAACTGGCGCTGCTGTCGGTCGTGTCGCGCCTGTGCACCTACATCGGCACCGCCTGCTCGGTGCTGGTGCTGCGCCGCCGCCACGGCCATCACGACGGTGCGTTGCAGTTGCCCTTCGGGCCGCTGATCCCGCTCGCGGCGATTGCCCTCAGCCTCGGGCTGCTTGCCAGCGCCAGCGCCGCCAACCTGCTCGCAGCGGCGGTGGCATTGCTGGTGGGCGCGATCATCTACAAGTTCCGCCGCGCGCCGCACCCCGCGTAG
- a CDS encoding outer membrane beta-barrel protein yields MSKNKMLSRALIAVLAGAAAFGAQAADKGFYAGAGVGQSFVDEGNYDDEDTAFSVFGGYQFNRYFGLEAGYADFGKLEPRGNGAELEANSVYLTAVGTVPITDSFSAYAKAGFQRWDLDTAIPGVVGNDDDSGTDPTYGVGVQYRFTDHVALRGEYSRFEIEDTDLDLAQIQVRYDF; encoded by the coding sequence ATGAGCAAGAACAAGATGCTTTCCCGCGCCCTCATCGCCGTCCTCGCAGGCGCCGCCGCTTTCGGCGCGCAGGCTGCCGACAAGGGTTTCTATGCCGGTGCCGGCGTTGGCCAGTCGTTTGTCGATGAAGGCAATTATGACGACGAGGACACTGCGTTCTCGGTGTTCGGCGGTTACCAGTTCAACCGTTACTTCGGCCTTGAGGCCGGTTACGCCGATTTCGGCAAGCTGGAGCCGCGCGGCAACGGTGCGGAACTCGAGGCCAACTCGGTGTACCTGACCGCGGTCGGCACGGTGCCGATCACCGACAGTTTCTCGGCTTACGCCAAGGCCGGTTTCCAGCGCTGGGATCTCGACACGGCGATCCCGGGCGTTGTCGGCAATGACGATGACAGCGGCACCGATCCGACTTATGGCGTCGGCGTGCAGTATCGCTTCACCGACCATGTCGCACTTCGCGGTGAGTACAGCCGCTTCGAGATCGAGGACACCGACCTCGACCTGGCGCAGATCCAGGTCCGCTACGACTTCTGA